A genomic window from Rhinoraja longicauda isolate Sanriku21f unplaced genomic scaffold, sRhiLon1.1 Scf000895, whole genome shotgun sequence includes:
- the LOC144591350 gene encoding protein lin-7 homolog B isoform X1 — protein sequence MAALAENLSLERDVARAIELLEKLQRSGNVPPQKLQTLQRVLQSKFCSAIREVYEQLYETLDINGSPEIRAHATAKATVAAFAASEGHAHPRVVELPKTEEGLGFNIMGGKEQNSPIYISRIIPGGVADRHGGLKRGDQLLSVNGVSVEGEQHEMAVELLKAAQGTVKLVVRYTPKVLEEMEARFEKMRTARRRQQHTSYSSLESRG from the exons ATGGCGGCGCTGGCGGAGAATCTGTCATTGGAGAGAG ATGTCGCCAGGGCCATTGAACTGCTGGAGAAGTTACAGCGAAGTGGCAACGTTCCGCCACAGAAGCTGCAGACCTTGCAGCGAGTTCTTCAGAGCAAGTTCTGCTCCGCTATCCGAGAG GTATATGAACAGCTGTACGAGACACTTGACATCAATGGCAGCCCCGAGATCAGAGCTCATGCGACAGCCAAG GCGACGGTGGCAGCGTTTGCAGCCAGTGAGGGGCACGCTCACCCTCGTGTTGTGGAGCTTCCCAAGACCGAGGAGGGGCTCGGCTTCAACATCATGGGTGGGAAGGAGCAGAACTCCCCCATCTACATCTCCCGGATCATTCCCGGAGGAGTAGCTGACAGACACGGGGGACTGAAACGTGGAGATCAGCTTCTCTCCGTTAATGGAGTG AGCGTGGAGGGGGAGCAGCACGAGATGGCAGTGGAGCTGCTGAAGGCGGCGCAGGGCACGGTGAAACTGGTGGTGCGTTACACGCCCAAGGTGCTGGAGGAGATGGAGGCTCGCTTTGAGAAGATGAGGACAGCTCGACGCAGGCAGCAACACACCAGCTACTC GTCGCTGGAATCAAGAGGATAG
- the LOC144591350 gene encoding protein lin-7 homolog B isoform X2 — translation MAALAENLSLERDVARAIELLEKLQRSGNVPPQKLQTLQRVLQSKFCSAIREVYEQLYETLDINGSPEIRAHATAKATVAAFAASEGHAHPRVVELPKTEEGLGFNIMGGKEQNSPIYISRIIPGGVADRHGGLKRGDQLLSVNGVSVEGEQHEMAVELLKAAQGTVKLVVRYTPKVLEEMEARFEKMRTARRRQQHTSYS, via the exons ATGGCGGCGCTGGCGGAGAATCTGTCATTGGAGAGAG ATGTCGCCAGGGCCATTGAACTGCTGGAGAAGTTACAGCGAAGTGGCAACGTTCCGCCACAGAAGCTGCAGACCTTGCAGCGAGTTCTTCAGAGCAAGTTCTGCTCCGCTATCCGAGAG GTATATGAACAGCTGTACGAGACACTTGACATCAATGGCAGCCCCGAGATCAGAGCTCATGCGACAGCCAAG GCGACGGTGGCAGCGTTTGCAGCCAGTGAGGGGCACGCTCACCCTCGTGTTGTGGAGCTTCCCAAGACCGAGGAGGGGCTCGGCTTCAACATCATGGGTGGGAAGGAGCAGAACTCCCCCATCTACATCTCCCGGATCATTCCCGGAGGAGTAGCTGACAGACACGGGGGACTGAAACGTGGAGATCAGCTTCTCTCCGTTAATGGAGTG AGCGTGGAGGGGGAGCAGCACGAGATGGCAGTGGAGCTGCTGAAGGCGGCGCAGGGCACGGTGAAACTGGTGGTGCGTTACACGCCCAAGGTGCTGGAGGAGATGGAGGCTCGCTTTGAGAAGATGAGGACAGCTCGACGCAGGCAGCAACACACCAGCTACTCGTAG